In Nonlabens agnitus, the DNA window ATCTGCTTATTTATTATCTACCCAAATCATTTACGACCTATATCATTAAGCAATATGAAATCATTACGCTCATTATCATCCGTAAGCTGTTTAAGGATCTATCTGCTTTAAAGCTAAGTTCTGACTGGTTTGAGATTAAAGGAGACCTGCAGTTTACCTATGACATCATCGCTTCTCTAGTCCTATTCTACCTCATTTATTTATTCCAGAAGCAAGGCAAGAAGAAGTACATCAGTGAGAAAATTGACCAAAAGATTATCAAGAGCTTTATATTTCAAAAGAAAACCATTGCTGTTTTCCTATTGCCATTATTTTTTGGCATGGCACTCTATACATTAATAAATTGGGTAATAGGAGTTGCTGGCACCGGCGATCAAGTGGATGCTTTTGAGAGTATCAACAATCTGTTTTTTGACCAATTCTTTACCATTTTGATACTAGTTGACGTCGTGCTTTTGCTCATCAGCTTTTTCTACACGCACCATTTTCATAAGATTATAAGAAACTCAGGATTCATCATATCTACCATTCTCATTCGCATGTCCTTTGGTGTGGACGATTTGATCAGCACGGTACTTATCGTCGTTGCCGTCGCCTTTGGTCTTGGCATCATTGCGATTCATAACCGCTATGAAAAAAGCGATTTACAAGACGAAGTCTAATAAAACAAATCTGGTTCTTGATTAGCGGTAGATGATAAGTGTCGCGCTTTCGCATCTGTCAGTCGGCAGACGAGAAAGCGAATTCTACTTTAACCTATTCTTACCGTACACCTTTTTCTCTCTCCATCGGGCAAATCCTGCGAGAATAGCTATAAATGTAAGAGATCCAAAAATCGCTTGATAAGAAATGATCTGGTCACCACTGGCATAACTGTGCAGTCCAGACAGGTAAAAGTTCACTCCAAAATAGGTCATCATCACGCTGTAAAAAGCCAACACAGACCATAGATTAAACGTCCAGCGGCCTTTCAAGCCTGGAACTAATCTCAAGTGCAGCACAAAGGCATAAACGAAAATGGTAATCAAAGCCCACGTTTCCTTTGGGTCCCAACCCCAGTAACGTCCCCAACTTTCATTAGCCCACATAGCTCCCAAAAAGTTACCAATGGTCAACATGATCAAGCCTACCGTCAAAGAAACCTCGTTGATGTAGGTCAACTCTTTGATGTTAAGATCCATCTTCTTTTTATTCTTCTTGGACGAGAAAATCATCAAGATCAAGGTAACAATACCTAGAATCATCCCTAAGGCAAATGGCCCATAACTACCTACAATTACAGCCACATGAATCATTAACCAGTAAGAATCCAGTACTGGTTGAAGGTTGGCTATCGATGGATCAAGCCAGTTCAATTGTGCGACCCATAATATAATTGCGACTACAAAAGCCGTACTGGCAATGGTCATTTCACTTTTTCTTCCAAACATCAACCCAAAGGCCATGGTAGCCCAAGCGACATAAATCAAGGATTCATAAGCATCCGACCATGGTGCATGACCACTCAAATACCAGCGAACGGCCAGCGCCAATGTATGCACCAGGAAGATCCCAAGAATGGCATACTTGTGAAATTTAATAGTCCAGCGGATTTCTTTCATAGGCCTAACGATCTCAACGATCAATAGGATCAGCATGACGACTCCGAACCACACGTACCATTTGTACAAGCCCTTGAAGACATCGTATTTGTTGTAAAGAATTTCTGCCTCAATCTTGTCTTCTGACGGCATCACGTCTGCACCATAAGCGCGCTGAAATTCAAATAGACTATTCAGCGCTGTATTGGCTCTTAAATAATCACCTGTCTGTTTACCTTCATTGAGTAAGGTCGTATATGCTGGTACAAAATCCCTGACAAAATTATAATCTCCTTCACGTTCAAAACCAGCCTCATCTCTTTCCAGTGCAGAGTACCACTTATTATTTTCTGCGTTGGGATTAGGGAAAATTTTTAAAATCGAACCACTGATAACTTGATCCAGCAAACCAACACTAAAGTTGATATCGATAAATTCGTTTTGGATATTGGTTTTGACGTCGGCGCTATTGGCATCGTCCAGGAACGGACTTAATTTATAGCCACCTACCTCGCCGTTAGGTTTTCTAAAGAAATCCATACCGCTGGCATACGAGCGACTTTTATCCACATCAATAACCGATTTTAAGGAATCGTTCTTGTAATTCAATTTGATAATGGGCACCTCAAACCAAAGTTGGCCCATTTGCATCATGCTTATAAGCGTTTGTTCTGGAGATAAGCGCACTGTGGAATCGCCCACCTTTGCCTCATAGTAATCACGCTCTGACATGCGGCGCAACACCTCAGATGCTAGAGTTGCGATAGGCTTCATACGACCATTGTCCTGTACCACTACTCTACCAAAACGGTCTGCCTGTGCCTTAGGAACCATGTTTGCCACGATGATGCTATCTAAAACCCGCAACGGGATTTCTGGAAGTACCTGTGGCGTGGCAGGTGCCGCTTGTTCTGCTTTCATGGCGTCTGCTGGCATGTTGGTACTAAC includes these proteins:
- the ccsA gene encoding cytochrome c biogenesis protein CcsA; amino-acid sequence: MKDRIIAILFSTRTMSILLIVFAISMAVGTFIENSYDTPTSKLWVYNTWWFSALMLWLMLNFIGNIKRYQLWQWKKWATLTMHLSWILIIIGAGITRYISYEGMMLIREGQTENTFLSDETYYSVLIQGEDPNGNPMQREVREEVLLSRYDYDDVETFEFYDKEISFQVDTLIYDAVEGLKPSENGDRYLKIVEAGSGSRHDHLIKDGEEASIHGVLFAVNKDPQEAAEKGMINIIENWNGYSIQTPFEGDYLRMADQQKGEVFADSLQPLQLRSLYNMAGMQFVIPEPIQQGEVGIVASAEPTSAKAYGLIGTLRSGDDEQRIELMGGKGILNDFSSVDINGLKFYMKYGSIERELPFSITLNDFIANKYPGTEKAYSSYESKVVVTNPDSTKTDEHIYMNHVLDKAGFRFFQSGFDPDELGTHLSVNHDFWGKVVTYTGYILLYIAMMALIFDPNTRFGELRRLINRVEKRKAKKVLMIAVLMSGSFAFAKANYQQPPTQTDSVAVDHSGHNHAVQQPAFQNHAGHDHETVDGDTSMESRDGVSTNMPADAMKAEQAAPATPQVLPEIPLRVLDSIIVANMVPKAQADRFGRVVVQDNGRMKPIATLASEVLRRMSERDYYEAKVGDSTVRLSPEQTLISMMQMGQLWFEVPIIKLNYKNDSLKSVIDVDKSRSYASGMDFFRKPNGEVGGYKLSPFLDDANSADVKTNIQNEFIDINFSVGLLDQVISGSILKIFPNPNAENNKWYSALERDEAGFEREGDYNFVRDFVPAYTTLLNEGKQTGDYLRANTALNSLFEFQRAYGADVMPSEDKIEAEILYNKYDVFKGLYKWYVWFGVVMLILLIVEIVRPMKEIRWTIKFHKYAILGIFLVHTLALAVRWYLSGHAPWSDAYESLIYVAWATMAFGLMFGRKSEMTIASTAFVVAIILWVAQLNWLDPSIANLQPVLDSYWLMIHVAVIVGSYGPFALGMILGIVTLILMIFSSKKNKKKMDLNIKELTYINEVSLTVGLIMLTIGNFLGAMWANESWGRYWGWDPKETWALITIFVYAFVLHLRLVPGLKGRWTFNLWSVLAFYSVMMTYFGVNFYLSGLHSYASGDQIISYQAIFGSLTFIAILAGFARWREKKVYGKNRLK